The Procambarus clarkii isolate CNS0578487 chromosome 64, FALCON_Pclarkii_2.0, whole genome shotgun sequence genome includes a window with the following:
- the LOC123769112 gene encoding proteoglycan 4-like has protein sequence MDESGRNPDLPEGYGEGVPPWLIGHDGGYEAGSGVKRRYAEVVPPGSHDPRIKRARQGVVGSVSSALTKKLARMKTKLQKVEKNPRKKEHRHNHEEQRQAEVKQHGQEKEKKRTSPGGVVIGHAGTSPGGVVIGHAGTSPGESSSVMQEPPPGESTSVMQEPPRGSRHRDLRDPQHRDLRDPQHRTVRDPQHGDIGDPPTQRLKRSPTLSLKRPTTQRRKRPPTQRLKRPPTQRLKRPPNTETDLRDPQHRDLRDPQHRTVRDPQHGDIGDPPTQRLKRSPTLSLKRPTTQRRKRPPTQRLKRPPTQRLKRPPNTETDLRDPQHSDLRDPQHRLKRPPRQRLKRPPTQSLKRPPTNRLKRPTTQRLKRPPTQRLKRPPTLSLKRPPTQRLKRPLNTETDLRDPQHRLKRPPRQRLKRPPTQSLKRPPTHRLKRPTTQRLKRPPTQRLKRPPTLSLKRPPTQRLKRPLNTETLKRPPTLSLKRPPTQRLKRPPTQRFKRPPIQRLKRPPTRRLRRPPTQRRLKRPLTQRLKRPPTQRLKRPTTQRLKRPPTQRLKRPQHRDLRGPQHRDRLKRPPTQRRKRPLTQRLKRPPTQRLKRPPTQRLKRPPTQRRKRQFLGWEMGCLGRQPIKRKENPDFRPPLPCGHTPLLGKVSGVNLEEKSRVGAPKARQSKISMMTSAESARIPVKEPLFILGDFIARVDADHNFWPTCHKASTPSLLETPQIQALAPA, from the exons ATGGATGAGTCTGGCAGGAACCCAGACTTGCCTGAAGGTTATGGAGAAGGGGTCCCGCCTTGGCTCATAGGTCATGATGGAGGATATGAGGCAGGGTCAGGTGTGAAACGCAGGTATGCAGAGGTTGTTCCCCCGGGGTCACATGACCCACGAATCAAGCGAgccaggcagggagtggtggGCTCAGTGTCCAGTGCTCTCACAAAGAAGCTCGCACGCATGAAGACCAAGCTTCAGAAGGTGGAGAAGAACCCACGGAAGAAAGAACACCGGCACAACCACGAAGAACAACGGCAGGCAGAAGTGAAGCAGCATggacaagaaaaagagaaaaagc GAACCTCCCCCGGGGGAGTCGTCATCGGTCATGCAGGAACCTCCCCCGGGGGAGTCGTCATCGGTCATGCAGGAACCTCCCCGGGGGAGTCGTCATCGGTCATGCAGGAACCTCCCCCGGGGGAGTCGACATCGGTCATGCAGGAACCTCCCCGGGGGAGTCGTCATCG agacttaagagatccccaacacagagacttaagagacccccaacacagaaccgtaagagacccccaacacgGAGACATAGGAGAccccccaacacagagacttaagagatcCCCAACACTGAGTCTTAAGAGACCCACAACACAGAGAcgtaagagacccccaacacagagacttaagagaccaccaacacagagacttaagagaccccccAACACTGAGAC agacttaagagatccccaacacagagacttaagagacccccaacacagaaccgtaagagacccccaacacgGAGACATAGGAGAccccccaacacagagacttaagagatcCCCAACACTGAGTCTTAAGAGACCCACAACACAGAGAcgtaagagacccccaacacagagacttaagagaccaccaactcagagacttaagagaccccccAACACTGAGAC agacttaagagacccccaacacagcgacttaagagacccccaacacagacttaagagacccccaagacagagacttaagagacccccaacacagagtcttaagagacccccaacaaaCAGACTTAAGAGACCCacaacacagagacttaagagacccccaacacagagacttaagagacccccaacactgagtcttaagagacccccaacacagagacttaagagacccctCAACACTGAGAC cgacttaagagacccccaacacagacttaagagacccccaagacagagacttaagagacccccaacacagagtcttaagagacccccaacacacaGACTTAAGAGACCCacaacacagagacttaagagacccccaacacagagacttaagagacccccaacactgagtcttaagagacccccaacacagagacttaagagacccctCAACACTGAGAC acttaagagacccccaacactgagtcttaagagacccccaacacagagacttaagagacccccaacacagagatTTAAGAGACCCCCAATACAaagacttaagagacccccaacacgGAGACTTAggagacccccaacacagaga agacttaagagacccctaacacagagacttaagagacccccaacacagcGACTTAAGAGACCCacaacacagagacttaagagacccccaacacagagacttaagagaccccaacacagagacttaagaggcCCCCAACACAGAGAC agacttaagaggcCCCCAACACAGAGACGTAAGAGACCCCtaacacagagacttaagagacccccaacacagagacttaagagacccccaacacagagacttaagagacccccaacacagagacgTAAGAGACAATTTTTGGGCTGGGAGATGGGCTGCCTAGGAAGGCAGCCCATCAagaggaaggaaaaccctgattttagacctccgctgccttgcggccatacccctctTTTGGGTAAggtttcaggagtcaacctcgaggaaaaatccagagttggagcccctaaggca AGACAAAGCAAAATTTCTATGATGACCTCAGCAGAGTCAgcaagaatccctgtaaaggaaccactgttcatcctcggcgacttcattgCCAGAGTAGATGCTGATCACAACTTTTGGCCAACTtgtcacaaagcctcaacaccgagtctcttggagacaccccagatccaagcactggcaccagcttga